The following are from one region of the Lytechinus variegatus isolate NC3 chromosome 4, Lvar_3.0, whole genome shotgun sequence genome:
- the LOC121414261 gene encoding nuclear receptor subfamily 0 group B member 1-like: protein MMSAKADPSNTTTTTTSQCDCPEKMNHHSILYTLLSSGTSTTTATSSSPNPAATDDVCQPKSEEEKAGGKEQEAIYSWDCTMRAPHLTQTLPTIIKLKHAEEVCPYAAQLLLKTVDFIRNLPAVLCLSRSDRVRLLQHCWSELLILTMAQCEFHIQVEKVSFPKDLQDNTTNVNNKPASTVTSVARSCSEKDCREGALLKYIIATQGIPTTSDIDTLNAFFQKCQTLEIDDKEFAYLKSTIFFNPGKKSTKVLKVLFGKGEIPGLFIVLHQVLHFDVCMLKILQSACVFIFSCA from the coding sequence atgatGAGTGCCAAAGCCGATCCCTCCAATACGACAACGACGACGACGTCACAGTGTGACTGTCCGGAAAAGATGAACCATCACAGCATTCTATATACGTTATTATCATCAGGGACATCGACGACCACGGCAACGTCGTCATCGCCGAATCCGGCAGCGACGGACGATGTGTGTCAACCTAAATCGGAAGAAGAGAAGGCCGGGGGTAAGGAACAGGAGGCAATATATTCATGGGATTGCACAATGAGGGCGCCCCACTTGACGCAGACTCTACCCACGATCATCAAACTCAAACACGCGGAGGAGGTGTGTCCATACGCGGCCCAGCTCCTCCTCAAAACCGTGGATTTCATCCGGAATCTACCCGCGGTGCTGTGTCTCTCACGGAGCGATCGTGTGCGACTTCTCCAGCACTGCTGGTCAGAACTCCTTATTCTAACCATGGCGCAATGTGAGTTCCACATACAAGTGGAAAAAGTTTCTTTTCCCAAAGACTTGCAAGATAATACCACCAATGTAAATAATAAGCCCGCATCTACGGTGACATCCGTTGCCAGATCTTGTTCAGAAAAGGATTGTCGTGAGGGCGCCCTACTGAAATATATTATTGCAACACAAGGAATTCCCACCACGTCGGACATAGATACTTTAAATGCGTTTTTCCAAAAGTGTCAGACACTGGAGATCGACGATAAAGAATTCGCGTATCTGAAATCAACCATATTCTTCAATCCAGGTAAGAAAAGTACAAAAGTTCTTAAAGTTTTGTTTGGGAAGGGGGAAATACCGGGGCTGTTCATAGTTTTGCATCAAGTATTGCACTttgatgtatgcatgctaaagaTATTACAAAGTGCTtgtgttttcattttctcttgtGCTTAA